Within the Arachis duranensis cultivar V14167 chromosome 10, aradu.V14167.gnm2.J7QH, whole genome shotgun sequence genome, the region AATGAGTAGGGTGGTGATATGTTATGCTTTCTTATTCAATGACTACTTATCAATACCTCAACTTAGAAACAACACTACATCCTGTTTATGGCTTGCTCAGTAAGAAGAATCTGTTACTAAGAGAGCTTTCTTACAACAGATGAACGCAATGCTGCCTAAGATTAGACCGAAAAAGTCATCTTGCAAGATTCAGGTTCATGTTCAGTTAGCATAATACCACATAATAATCAACATTTTCTAACTGAACTAGCTCAACAttcttttgaaattgataatcCTTTGTCTCCTGATATttctaaattagaatctgagaTGTTAAGTGATCCTGGTAACCCTCAAggtcaaaatttaatatttagatatttctttttactatttaacttttgagtttgtattttgaTAAGATTATATAAATTTGGTTGATGATTTTTTGTGTAGTGTTTTAAATTTGGAAGATATtttaggatgtttatttataatttatttattattttattctaaaacggTTTTTTTGGTTGAACCACCGGTTGGACTGGTTGAACCAGTAAACCAATAAATCAGTTACTAGAGCAGTTTAATGATCGGTCCGGTTTTTCGAACCTtgtaaataattcaaataataaaaagaaaactaaaaaatttgtcACATAGGATGGACCAACTATATATGTTGTCTGTGGTGttagaatttttattctaattgttATGTTATTAAATCTAATGAaggtatttattttaagaagTGCATTTCATCATAATTTTGAACTTCTATGGCTCaattttttagtgttctttTATTTGTTACCATATTTATACTATTTAGGTCGAACATCTTTACCTTTTGTTATTAAAAGAAAACGttcaaaaagtaaagaaagcggtaaaattaaaaaacacaaatttgATGTTCAAAGAATTTCAAAAACGACAAGAACTGagcaaaaagaaataaaaaatacgaCGATTTTGGTTCAATTTGTTAATATAGAAATTAGTTTGGGTAGTGttataattattcattaattatattgGTAGTCGCTCtatttttttatggaaaaaaCACGATTCTTCATCATTagtgttacggtgggtaaccggagatttaTGTGCTGGACTTGTTAAGTTGGCCCAATCGTCTAGTGAAAGAAGCCTTCGAACGGGCTCGCTCCTGGGAGCCTCCTTCCGACTTACGTATGAGAGAGAATgaggggtggtacctgcaaagacactctgatgcttaagtcagCAAGGGTCTAAGCAAGTTTAGAGAGTATGGGGACTTCGAAATACCTGAGGATTGTCAGTGTacttatagtggtgaacccataaccaccgttggagtggTTCCCCTTTTAAGGAGGATAACCGTCCCTAGGGAGGTTGAGTTTTGACTCTtagaagtgggttgagagattttaggagcagttacttatttgaataaatattatctgccagctaatatGACTCCCAACTTCCTTTAAGTGGGGTTTGCGCGAGTCTGACCTCTTGGATGGAGGTCGGTTGCGAAGGGAGGCTAATCTATGGATTGGGCCTCTTTGTCTTATTTAGTCCTAGGTCTTAGTGTTGgatcagggtatgaacaattagCTTTATAAAATTTAGGTCCCCAATTCTAATTACAtgacaataacaacaaaaaaacaCATCGTAATTCTATCTGATTCTGTgatttaagaattaaaaatttcaaattaaatcaaaaaatttattgataatatCTAGAGATACGTAAATtactacttttataaaatatctgaTATATGATTCACTAACTTGTCcataatcaattttttcatcAATTAATATTACATAGCCAACaataatttatacttatatttataagaattttatacacaaaaaatatataatttttatttatatttatcaaaatttatacacataaatCAATACagtttatatttatcttttttataatcTCGCTcgcatattataaaattttacatgGATATATACAACTCTAATCTCTAGACTTCATCTTAATTAGCACCTTAATTagttttctgtttttgctaATTCTAAAcattcaattaataaattataaaataaattaaaatgatatataaaaacaatgtaGAAAAACAagtatatatacaaatatatataatatataatcatcaattagtcattattaatatttttaatagagtgAGATTATAtctactaatataaaattacttatttttcttttggttgaTTAAGTACAATAGTGGCCATAAACTTTCTCTTTTGAGGATACTAATATAAGATAGAATTGAGTAACATCATCAAGTGATAATAATTAACTTTTGAAATATAGGAAACTCGCTAACCCTTtgttcaaaagtcaaaacacATGATCAAAAGGAACGTATAAAAAAGGCAAATGGATGCCGGTCAGTTTGTTCTGCTCTTCTTAGCTTGACGAATAATTTAAAGGCACGGAGCTTGTGCTATAATACCCTCTAAACTCACAACAACAATCACACACTACTCTTGACCTTCCGCAAACATGAGAATCTTCTTCACTCATCTTATTGACTACATCATCATTGCTATTggtttcttcttcatcactccATCAACCTCTTTCGATACTTTAACCCGAACACAAATCCTCACAACCAACCAAACGCTATTGTCACAAAACCAATCCTTCGTGCTGGGCTTCTTCAGAGGTTCCAACACCAACTATTACCTCGGAATATGGTACAACAACATCATTCCTCAAACCATAGTTTGGGTTGCAAACAGAGACAATCCCATTGAAACCTCCACAGGCTATCTCAAGATTGGAGACAATGGAAACTTTGTCCTCCTCAATTCATCCGGGAACCCTGCATGGTCCTCCAACCAAACCCACGCCAAGAATCCAGTTCTCCAGCTCCTTGATACCGGTAACCTTGTTCTCAAAGATTCATCAGATAAGACCAATAATAATTACTTATGGCAGAGCTTTGATTACCCAACGGATACCTTGTTACCGGGCATGAAGTTCGGTTGGAACCTGGATACAGGAACGGAGAAGCACTTAACATCATGGAAGGTCGAAGGTGAAGACCCTTCAAGCGGTGAATACACTTTGAAGATAGATTACCATGGTTTACCTGAGGGCTTCTTCAGGAGAAACCAAACTATAACGTACCGAACTGGTCCTTGGAATGGTGAGAGATTCAGTGGGAACCCGGCGATGAAAGACAACACCGATGGTCTCAAGTTCAATTTCACTTATGATGATCATGGTGTGTGGTACTCTTTTTCCGTTACAAGACCTTCCTTGTCGAGGATAATTGTGACATCTGATTCTGATGGCGAGTTTCGACGCTACCTGTGGATACAAGGAAGATGGAACAAGTTCTGGTACAAACCGTCGGATCAATGCGACCATTACAGGGAGTGTGGTCCGTACGGAGTGTGTGACAATAATGCATCGCCGGTTTGCACATGTATGAAAGGGTTCAGCCCTAAGAACCCTCAGGCTTGGAATCTGAGAGATGGATCTGATGGGTGTGTGAGGAACACGGGTTTGAATTGTTCCACTGACAAGTTCTTGCATCTTGAGAACATGAAGCTGCCGGAGACGAGCAGCGTGTTTATAAATAAGAATATGACACTTGATGAATGTGGGAGTTTGTGTAAGAGGAATTGTTCATGCACTGCATATGCAAACATTGATATCAGAAACGGAGGAAGTGGCTGTGTTATGTGGATTGGTCAACTCTTTGACATGAGTGTCTACCCTACGGATGGCCAAGATCTCTATGTCAGATTGGCTGCAGCTGATATAGGTATCTCTCTATTTGAACACTAATTcaatattgaattttaattggttttaatTGACTTTTCAATGAGGGGAGTTTTAAGTTTTTTATCCAATAACTATATTGAAATTATTACAAAGTGCCTAATTAAGTCCTTTGGTTTCAAAATAATTCAACCGCCTAAATAATCACATATAATTGTTATAACATGAACATTAAATAGTAGTGGTTATGCACATTTTTGCTAAGATGATGATATTGCAAGTTCCTTCCTCATTGATTAAGTATTTAAGGTGGAGTTCTTTCCCATCAATTTGGTGACACACAGGATCTACTTTCTCCAACAAGAATCATAGAGTAGTACAGGCTATTGGCATCACACTTGCTGCACTTGTTTTAGTTTTTGGATTGGTTGCTATTTGTTACTTATGGAAGAAGGGAAAACAAAGATCTAGAGGTAATGTACAATAATTAATCTCTCTCATATGAATGTTTATATATAGTATGGTACTGAATTGTATATCAATAGCTGCTATTTCAGGTTTTGTCCACAGAAATCATGATTGGTTAATGAATGAGGTGGTGCCTTCTAGAAGATACTTGGGTGATGAAAGGAACATGGATGATCTAGAGTTGCCAATGTTTGATTTTGATACCTTAATGATGGCTACAAACAATTTCTCTATAGATAATAAACTTGGAGAAGGAGGCTTCGGTAGTGTTTATAGGGTAAGTTGTTCTAATACTTTATGCATAGCTGCCATCATCACTAAAATTAAGTCTCAAATCATAACATAAACACACTTATATATACACACTAACAGATCGTGCATTTGGTATAATCAGGGCAGATTGATTGAAGGCCAAGAAATTGCTGTGAAAAGATTGTCAGAAGACTCTGGACAAGGAattgaagaatttaaaaatgaagTCAAATTAATTGTCAAGCTGCAACACCGAAATCTTGTTCGGTTACTTGGTTgctgcattaaaaaaaatgagaagatgTTGGTGTATGAATATATGGAAAATAGAGGCCTTGATTCCATTTTGTTTGGTAACTTTtgcattatttatttcaatattttccttttctaaTTATTATGTATACTTTGTTTTGCTTGTTAACCGTAGTTTTTACTCATTAATAATAGCTAATGTTGCAGACAAATCAAAAAGATCATTGCTTGATTGGGAAAGGCGTTTTCATATTATTTATGGAATAGCCAAAGGACTTCTTTATTTGCATCAAGATTCAAGATTTCGAATTATTCATAGAGATCTCAAGACAAGTAACATATTACTAGATAACGAAATGAATCCAAAGATATCAGACTTTGGATTGGCTAGAATTCTTAACAAAGATCAAATCCAAGCAAAAACATTAAGAATTGTTGGAACATAGTGAGTATAACATGATCATTCATCACAATATTACTTGAAAAACTAAATACGATGgcttcatttttaatttatgtgcGTTACTATTTTGTAGTGGTTATATGTCTCCTGAGTATGCTATGGACGGAAATTTCTCAATAAAATCTGACGTTTTTAGCTTTGGAGTTATTGTATTGGAGATCATAACAGGAAAGAAGAATAGAGAATTTTATAGTAATGACGATGAATTGAATCTTCTCGGATACGTGGGTGAAAGAATTTCCTCctaaatccaagtacttcttaactgaaaaataatattttaagtgatatattataataattgcACTATATATGTTCGTGCAGGTATGGAGGCATTGGCATGAAGGAACTGTATTGACACTGATTGATCCATCTATTGGCAATTCATACACAGAATCTAAAGTTATAAAATGCATACATATTGGTCTCTTATGTGTTCAAGAATGTGCAGAAGATAGACCAACAATGTCTTCAGTAGTCTTAATGTTGAGCAGTGAAGCTCTGTCAATGCCATCTCCTAAGAACCCTGGATTTTCCACTAAAAAGAATCATTTAAAGATAGATTTATCTCCAAGCAAACAAGATACAACATGGAGTGTAAATCAAGTCACTATTACAATGTTAGATGGTAGATAGTTAAAGAAAAATGGCATTatccattatttttatatatattctcataatcatagaaaataaaaaaggaatttCTATTTAAGCTACGGCGGATTTTATTCTTTAatcaagttaaaaaataaatttggatgATTAAACCTGAATATAATAAATTTGGATGCAACATTTCGCATATAATAAAAGtgttacggcctggcccaaACTACCAGCGGTTTGGGCCGACCCGAATACCACCCGACCCGGACAGTTAGGGACGAGACGCTCGATCTCCGACCTGGACACGCGTCCCTGACAGCTGCGTTGCAGCTGTGGAAAGGAAGCATCAAGGCAGGTGGGCCTGTCTTTGATGGGCCCACCTCTGACAAGGTATATATGGGGAATGTTCTGCCattcccccaaggtacgtcacactCTACCTTATCCCCTTTTCGCCTGCACATTCGactaacttgagcgtcggagtgtcattgcaggtgacaccccccCTCCTCATCGAGAGCTCAGAGCGTCGGCTTTCCCCCTTTACCCTCGCGACCCATCTCCAGGCTGTGCCCCACCTGTCCACCTGAGGATCATTCTGAACCGTCCGGTACCCGACCTACCGAACATTGGCACCGTCTGTGGGGACACGCCTGAATGGAGATCGTGCTAGGTCCCGGGGACCAAGGCCGCCCGGTGGGTCTCGAAGGGGAAGCCTCCGTTGCCTCCCCCCGCAAGCGGTTAAGATCCCCTCCTCGACGAACCGAGCCACAACCAAGAGCCCGTGAAAGACGCCCCTTCGGGAGAACGGGTAGCGACAGCGCTAGGATAATGCAAGAGCTGTGCCATAGGGTGCAGAACTTGGAACGCCAATTAGCAGGTCAGGAACGTCATCAAGAAACCTCCGACCCCGACTACTTCCAGTCCTCCGAAAGTCGAGGGAGAACCTCCCACCGAAACAGTCGCTCCCGACTTACTCCCGTCTCGAGATCTGAATCGGGAAGTAGCCGGGAGGACCAGGAACGCCCTAGGAGACGAAACGACACAATCATTTACGCCCGAGGTAAGCGGGCGGCCATCATGAGGTGAGATCGCAGAAACGGAGAAGAGAGGCCAAGGGAAACACGACAACACGTCATTATGGGTGCCACCCCATTCCATCGTTCCATCCTCGAGGTCCGGTTGCCAAAGCACTTTgacaaaccaacggacatgaggtatgaCGGGACCCAAGACCCCCAGGAACACCTCATGGCCTTTGAGGCCAGAATGAACCTGGATGGAGTGGGAGACGAAGTAAGGTGTCGTGCCTTCCCGGTTACCCTAGCAGGCCCTGCGATACGGTGGTTCAATAGCCTTTCATAGGGATCTGTGGCCGGCTTCTCGGATATCAGCCGCGCCTTCTTAGCACGGTTCACTACCAGAATTGCGAAGGCCAACACCCGATCAATCTGCTCGGCGTCACTCAGAAAACCGGTGAAACGACCAGGAAGTACTTAGATCGTTTCAATGACAAGTGTTTGGAAATCGAAGGGTTAACAGACTCGGTCGCCAGTCTCTGCCTGACGAATGTCCTCCTTAACGAGGACTTCAGAAAGCACCTCACCACAAGACCGGTATGGATGATGCATGAGATCCAAATGGTAGCCCGCGAATACATTAATGACGAGGAAGTCAGTCAAGTCATCGCTGCCAACAAACGGCAGCCCGCCTACCCCCAACCCAGGCAGCACGGCAacggagaaagagaaaaggaacACGCCAGAGACGGCGGTCCAAGCAAGGCACCCAGGCCGTTTCCTCGCGTGGAAAAATTCACCAATTACACCCCCTCACCCTACCCATCATGGAGGTTTACCAATAAATAGACGAGAAGGGAATTTTGTCAGAGCCCCGCCCGCTGAAGGACCGAACTGGAGGGAACAAAAACCTCTACTGCAATTACCACAAGGGCTACGGACACAAAACGCATGACTATTTCGACCTGAAGGACGCACTTGAACAAGCGATCAGGGACGGGAAACTAGCCAAATTTTCCTATATGATCAGGGAACCGAGGAGGCGAGGTCGCGACCACGACAGGGAAGACAAGACCTGAACGACGAAGCGGCGACAAGAGCCAAGGGACGAGGACCACGGTCTTACCGTGGTAAATGTAGTAACCGTGAAGAACACAGCCCCAAGATCGAGATTAGCACACAGAAAAGACGCCAAAGTCCTGGCgatctcctcctcctcctcttcacaAAGCTCCAAGAGGGCCCCATCCATTTCTTTCGGCCAGGAAGACCGATGGTTAGACGAGATCTTGGAAAACcctcccatggtcatcacggcCAGGGTGGGAACCGGCCTCGTCAAACGGATCCTTATAGACACAGTGGCAGAATCGAACATTATGTTTCGCAACGTCTTCGATGCATTAGGACTGCGGGACGCCGACCTGACGACTCACCAGCACGGTGTCGTAGGGCTAGGCGATCACTTCATCAAGCTTGATGGGATAATCTCCCTGCCGGTCTCCATTGGAGGAGAACATGGACGGAGATCGGTTATGGCCGAGTTTGTAGTTCTGCGAGACTCCACGGCCTATAACATCATACTAGGGAGAAAGACCATCAACGATGTTGGAGCCATAATCAGCATAAAGCTGCTAGTGATGAAGTTCGCCACGGACAACAGATCTGTAGGGTCCATAAAAGAAGAGTTAGAAACGGCGGTCGCTTGCGACAATGCCAGCCTCTCCTTGAGGAAAAAGTCCAAAGAAGCATCAGGGGTGTTCCTCGCCGACCTGGATGCCCGGGTAGATGATAACCCCAGACCAAAACCAGAAGGGATCTTAGAAAAGTTCAAAGTCAGGGACACGGAGGAAAAGTTCACGTTCGTGAATAGAAATCTCCCGCACGAATTGAAAGAACCGTTGGTAGAAATGATCAGGGCCAATAGCGACCTGTTCGCCTGAACGCTAGCCGatatgccaggcatagaccctcATCTCATGTCACACCACCTGGCCGTCAAACCTGAGGCCCGACCGGTGGCTCAAAGGAGAAGGAAGATGTCACAAGAAAGAGCGGAGGAGGTGGCCAAGCAAACGGCCAGCCTCCTAGAAGCAGGTTTTATTCGAGAACTGGACTACTCGAGTTGGTTATCGAATGTGGTCCTGGTAAAAAAGCACAAtggaaaatggaggatgtgtGTGGACTACTCCAATCTCAACAAAGCGTGTCCTAAAGACTGCTACCCCCTTCCCAACATTGATGCCCTCGTCGATGCGGCGGCGGGGTACCGGTATCTgagcttcatggatgcctactccGGCTACAATCACATACCGAAGCACCGACCTGACGAGGACAAGACAGCATTCATAACACCAAAAGGAATCTACTGCTACAAGGTGATGCCCTTCGGCTTGAAAAACGCGGGGGCCACATACCAGAGACTAATGAACAAGATATTCAGCGATCTCATAGGCAAGATAGTAGAAGTCTATGTAGACGACATCCTTGCTAAGACCACCCGACCAGAGGATCTCCTGGGCGACTTGAGGAACGTGTTCGCGTCCCTTCGACAAAACGGCATGAGGCTCAACCCTCTCAAATGTACCTTTGCCATGGAGGCCAGAAAATTCCTGGGGTTCATGATCACTCAAAGGGGGGTTGAAGCCAATCCTGAAAAATGCCAAGCAATACTACAGATGAAAATCCTAGGATGTATCAAAGACGTCCAGAGGTTGGCAGGAAGACTCACCGCGCTATCCCATTTTTCAATCTAATGAGGAAAGGAATGGCGTTCAAATGGACCCCTGCGTGCGAAGAAGCATTCCAACACTTCAAAgagatcctggcagcaccaccCGTACTCGAGAGGCCCAAAAATGGGTAACCGCTTTACCTATACCTAGCCATTACGGAAGGGGCGCTCGCAGCAGTCTTGGTATGAGAAGAAGGAAGGACCCAACAGCCAATCTACTTCGTGAGTAGAGCGCTACAGGGAGCAGAAACGAGGTATAGCAAACTAGAGAAACTGGCACTGGTGCTCTTGACCTCTTCCCGCAAACTAAAGCAATACTTCCAAGGCCACCAAATCGTTGTGAGAACAAATCAAGGAATCCGCCAGGTACTTCAAAAACCCGACCTAGCGGGAAGGATGATGACTTGGGCCATCGAACTCTCCTAATACGACCTGCGGCATGAGCCCTGGCACGCAATCAAGGCACAGGCAATGGCCGACTTTCTGGTAGAAGTAACGGGGGACCCCACCGAGGAACCGGGCAGACGGTGGAGACTCCACGTGGATGGAGCCTCCAACCAAAAGTCCAGAGGAGCCGGGGGGATCTTGGAAAGTCCTGCCGGGGTCGTATACGAGCAATCGATTAAATTCGAGTTCCCAGTATCAAACAACCAAGCGGAATACGAAGCCCTCCTAGGGGGCTTGACCTTAGCTCGTGAAGTCGAAGTAACAAGGCTTGAGTTGTGTAGCAACTCGCAAGTTGTCACCTCACAGGTAAACGGGAGCTACCAGGCCACAGACTCGTTGCTACAAAAGTACCTGGAAAATGCTAAAAAACTGAGCAGTAAGTTCGAGGAGATCACAATCCAACATGTCCCAAGGGAAAGAAACACACGAGCGGATTTCCTATCTAAGTTAGCAAGCACAAAACCAGGAGTAGGCAAGCGAACTCTCATCCAAGGAATGCTAAAGGAACCGGCGGTTACCATCCACCTGACAAAGGCAAACCCCTCCTGGTTGGACCCAATCGTCGATTTCCTCAAAAGCAGCAGACTCCCTGACGACGAGAAAGCAGCCAAAGCGTTAAGAAGGGAGGCATCCAAGTACACAACCATACAGGGACAATTTTCAAAAAGGGGCTCAGCTAGCCCCTATTGAAGTGCCTACATCCCGAGCAAACGGACTACGTGCTCAGGGAGGTCCATGAAGGATGCTGCGGCCACCATATCGGGGGGCAAAGCCCTAGCAAGAAAGCTCATCCAAGCTGGATACTACTGGCCATCAATGATGGAAGACTCCAAGGGATTCGTGAAAAAATGCACCAAGTGTCAAGAGAACGCTAATTTTCACAGGACACCAGCTTCCGAGCTAAGCCTACTCACGTCCTCCCGACCCTTCGCCCAATGGGGAGTCGACCTCTTCGGACCATTCCCGGTTGGCCcagggcaagtcaaatacctcatagtcgCCATCGACTACTACACCAAGTGGATAGAGGCCGAAGCGCTAGCCAGCATATCCTCATCCAATTGTAGAAAGTTCATGTGGAGGCAGGTGATAACTCGATTCGGCATCCCAGAAGTTGTCGTCTCAGACAACGGAATGCAGTTCACGGACAAGAAGTTCATAGAATTCCTTAACGGCCTGGGTATAAAATAGAAGTTCTCTTCAGTAGAGCACCCCCAAACAAATGGACAAGTCGAGTGCGCAAATAGGGTGATCTTACAAGGCCTCAAAAAACGGCTGGGCAACAAGAAAGGTGCATGGACTGACGAACTCGCTTCAGTTCTTTGGTCTTACCATACAACCGAGCAGTCCACCACGGGAGAAACCCCCTTCCGTCTGACGTACGAAGTAGATGCAATGATACCCGTAGAAATCAGTGAGCTGAGTCCGCGACTACTTCtgaagggagtagaagaagcAGTGGAGAAAGACCTGATAGAGGAGGCAAGGGAGATGGCTCATCTGACAGAAGTAGCGCTAAAGCAAAGAATAGCCCTGCGTTATAACACCAAAGTGCTCAAGAGggagtttgaaaaagatgacCTAGTCCTACGACGCAATGACATAGGACTTCCGACCCAAGGGGAAGGAAAGCTCGCGGGAAACTAGGAAGGACCCTACAGGGTCAGAGAGGTGCTCGGCAAAGGAGCATACAAACTGGAGAAGCTTGATGGCAGGGAGGTACTGAGAACTTGGAACGCAGGTAACCTGAGAAGATTTTATTGCTAGCTCGAGTGCGCCGGCCAGGCGGCTCGACGATTTTAATAATTCACTGTCATTTAAACACTTACTATGAATATACCTCTGTTTAACTGCCGATTAATGTTCACTTAACAAATTTGCTTTTCCATCTTTGTTACGCGCCCTACCACAATACGTCCCTCATAACGAATGATAAGCAGGACAACAACACGGCaccccgggactgatcaccccggaaGCCAATAAAGTTAAAAAGCCATAATAAACGGCAACGATAGCAATAAAAGCACAAAGTTGCCTCGCCAAAGATACCAACATAACGGCAAACGAATAAACGAACAACAAGCAAACGGAAACGACGTACTACTGGAAGAGTATATATCCACAAACCAAACGGATAACAAAGTATAACAAAAGTTTCAAAATTTCTACAACAAAGCCACGAAGAACACAAGGCAAGAGAGATCATTTCCTAGGCATATCGACAATCTTGCCGTCCTTAATCGTCTTGAAAACGCCGATCACCGACATGTCGAAATCCGGAGCAACGACCTTCACCTGAGCCTTAAGAGCCTCTTCAGTCATAAAGATCGCACTCTTCCCTTGATCCCTAATCTCCTTGTGCTTCTTCTTGAGTTCTTCAGCCTCGTCCCGAGCAGTCTTAGCAGCAGCAACGGCTGTGTCCCGCTCCTTTTCCAAGGCGACCACCCGACCTTGCGCCGCACCCAGCTGGCTCTCCAGAGTCATCTCCCGCTCGGTCAGACGAGACACGGAGGCATCGGCAGTCTTCAACTTCTCCTCAACGGACGCGGCCTTCTCCTCGGCAATCTTAAAGTTATCCCTCGCCTCGGTCAGCTGTTCCTGGAGTGTTTCAACTTGAGCCTTAAGCTTATTATTGGCCGTGACGGCAGTCTCAAGCTTCCGACGAAGCGACACCATACCCGACAGCTCGAACTCAGCTTTCTGAGCTATGGCTGCACCACAAAGAAGAGTCCGATACATCCAACGTGCCTGCCCCGCAAGATCGGTACCATGAATGTGTTCCTCCGTGCCGGGTAGTAATTGGGAATCTATAAATGACCCAGCGTCGAAGTTCCTCTCTATCACGGTAAGGACCCCTTCAGGACTGGAATGTGACCTTTGCCTCTTTGGGGGTAGGAATGACCCTCAAGTCATCATCCTCAGCCTGTTGAGCGGAAGACGAGTGCCCGGTACCGGCCACTTCCTCGAGAACGAGGGAACCAGGCGTCGGGCTAACTTGTTTGTCCGAAATGATGACGTCTGGAGGTGTGGGCACCGCTTGTTCCCCCTCATTCCCAGAAGGAACCACCGGCTGCTCCTCAGCCTTTTTCCCATCACTTTCTGCCAGAAAAGTCTTGTACAAGTTTTCAAGGCCAGTCACTTCGGCAGACATCCCCAGTACAACAACAAACGAACAAGTGAGTCAGTAGTCGGCAAACCAAAAAAGAAGCAACAATGCAAAAAATAACGCAACATTAAAGACTCACGAATATA harbors:
- the LOC107468451 gene encoding receptor-like serine/threonine-protein kinase SD1-8 isoform X11, whose translation is MRIFFTHLIDYIIIAIGFFFITPSTSFDTLTRTQILTTNQTLLSQNQSFVLGFFRGSNTNYYLGIWYNNIIPQTIVWVANRDNPIETSTGYLKIGDNGNFVLLNSSGNPAWSSNQTHAKNPVLQLLDTGNLVLKDSSDKTNNNYLWQSFDYPTDTLLPGMKFGWNLDTGTEKHLTSWKVEGEDPSSGEYTLKIDYHGLPEGFFRRNQTITYRTGPWNGERFSGNPAMKDNTDGLKFNFTYDDHGVWYSFSVTRPSLSRIIVTSDSDGEFRRYLWIQGRWNKFWYKPSDQCDHYRECGPYGVCDNNASPVCTCMKGFSPKNPQAWNLRDGSDGCVRNTGLNCSTDKFLHLENMKLPETSSVFINKNMTLDECGSLCKRNCSCTAYANIDIRNGGSGCVMWIGQLFDMSVYPTDGQDLYVRLAAADIGSTFSNKNHRVVQAIGITLAALVLVFGLVAICYLWKKGKQRSRGFVHRNHDWLMNEVVPSRRYLGDERNMDDLELPMFDFDTLMMATNNFSIDNKLGEGGFGSVYRGRLIEGQEIAVKRLSEDSGQGIEEFKNEVKLIVKLQHRNLVRLLGCCIKKNEKMLVYEYMENRGLDSILFDKSKRSLLDWERRFHIIYGIAKGLLYLHQDSRFRIIHRDLKTSNILLDNEMNPKISDFGLARILNKDQIQAKTLRIVGTYGYMSPEYAMDGNFSIKSDVFSFGVIVLEIITGKKNREFYSNDDELNLLGYVWRHWHEGTVLTLIDPSIGNSYTESKVIKCIHIGLLCVQECAEDRPTMSSVVLMLSSEALSMPSPKNPGFSTKKNHLKIDLSPSKQDTTWSVNQVTITMLDGR
- the LOC107468451 gene encoding receptor-like serine/threonine-protein kinase SD1-8 isoform X14, whose protein sequence is MRIFFTHLIDYIIIAIGFFFITPSTSFDTLTRTQILTTNQTLLSQNQSFVLGFFRGSNTNYYLGIWYNNIIPQTIVWVANRDNPIETSTGYLKIGDNGNFVLLNSSGNPAWSSNQTHAKNPVLQLLDTGNLVLKDSSDKTNNNYLWQSFDYPTDTLLPGMKFGWNLDTGTEKHLTSWKVEGEDPSSGEYTLKIDYHGLPEGFFRRNQTITYRTGPWNGERFSGNPAMKDNTDGLKFNFTYDDHGVWYSFSVTRPSLSRIIVTSDSDGEFRRYLWIQGRWNKFWYKPSDQCDHYRECGPYGVCDNNASPVCTCMKGFSPKNPQAWNLRDGSDGCVRNTGLNCSTDKFLHLENMKLPETSSVFINKNMTLDECGSLCKRNCSCTAYANIDIRNGGSGCVMWIGQLFDMSVYPTDGQDLYVRLAAADIGSTNSNKNHRVVQAISITLTALVLVFGLVAICYLWKKGKQRSRGFVHRSHDSLMNEVVSSRGYLGDERNMDDIELPLFDCDTLTMATNNFSQDNKLGEGGFGSVYMGRLIEGQKIAVKRLSKYSGQGIEEFKNEVKLIVKLQHRNLVRLLGCCIENDEKMLVYEYMENRGLDSILFDKSESRVLLDWERRFNIIYGIARGLLYLHQDSRFRIIHRDLKISNILLDSEMIPKISDFGMARIFDKDQTQAKTLRVVGTYGYMSPEYAMDGNFSVKSDVFSFGVMVLEIITGKKNREFYSDNDELNLLGNVWRHWHEGTALTLLDPSIGNSYTEAEVVRCIHIGLLCVQEHAEDRPTMSSVILMLSSETPSLPNPKTPGFSIKKNHPKTESSSSSVNQVTVTMLDAR